One genomic window of Pelagibaculum spongiae includes the following:
- a CDS encoding DsbA family protein, with protein sequence MKCFLMCLFVFSLSGCSESHFNGEEDIQKKLDLLMAEVVSLRDEVAGLQFPEKNKKTIGKISLKGERTVLGSDSAKYAIVEYMDYQCPYCLRHAKKVLPALKRKYIDTGLVKYVVRDFPLGFHSQAKNSAIFARCAAEQNQFNAAHDTLVNRTGSLTSGSYEAYAEKLGLKKDQYSSCFNSKDNRKQLEQDFAAASRLGVTGTPRFFIGKIENGAVVDVVSISGARALDSFENILTDLFRG encoded by the coding sequence ATGAAGTGTTTTTTGATGTGTTTATTTGTTTTTAGCCTTTCCGGGTGCTCAGAAAGTCACTTTAATGGGGAGGAAGACATACAAAAAAAGCTTGACCTGTTAATGGCAGAAGTTGTTTCTTTAAGGGACGAAGTAGCTGGACTCCAATTTCCGGAAAAAAATAAAAAAACAATCGGAAAGATATCTCTGAAAGGTGAGCGGACAGTTTTAGGTAGCGACAGCGCCAAGTATGCGATTGTTGAGTATATGGATTATCAATGCCCTTACTGTTTGCGGCATGCAAAAAAAGTATTGCCCGCATTAAAAAGAAAATATATTGATACTGGACTAGTGAAGTATGTTGTAAGGGATTTCCCGCTTGGTTTTCATAGTCAGGCTAAAAACTCGGCTATTTTTGCTCGTTGTGCTGCGGAGCAAAATCAATTTAATGCAGCACATGACACACTGGTAAATAGAACGGGATCTTTAACCTCTGGCAGCTATGAAGCTTATGCAGAAAAGCTAGGGTTGAAAAAAGATCAGTACTCATCTTGCTTCAATTCCAAAGATAATCGAAAACAGCTGGAACAAGATTTTGCAGCAGCATCGCGCTTGGGTGTTACAGGCACGCCTCGCTTCTTTATTGGAAAAATTGAAAATGGTGCGGTGGTTGATGTTGTTTCTATCTCCGGCGCTAGGGCGTTAGACTCTTTTGAAAATATTCTGACAGATCTTTTTAGAGGTTAA